In Callospermophilus lateralis isolate mCalLat2 chromosome 18, mCalLat2.hap1, whole genome shotgun sequence, one DNA window encodes the following:
- the LOC143384216 gene encoding vomeronasal type-1 receptor 4-like, producing MVSRNVTIGLMFLSQTAVGILGNFSLLYDYLVHSYNDCTLRTTDIIIKHLMIANSLVILSKGIPQTITAFGLKYFLSDFACKLILYIQRVGRSVSIFITCLLSVFQNITISPMNSCWKDLKGKAPKYIGFSISLCWILYMVVNSIFPLYMLTKWSRKNTTEKRDHGYCYAGRDKITDSLYAALFVFPEVVFSLLMIWSSGSMVLLLYRHKQRVQHIHSIKVSPRTSPESKATQRILVLVGTFLTFHTLSSLLSVHIALFSSPKGWLVNTNELIFVCFPMVSPFILMSRESTACTLSRLCFVCIKTTKSCWVLWKTSIIPGTWKTETVEGQAQLFSNTLSQK from the coding sequence ATGGTCTCCAGGAATGTGACAATAGGACTGATGTTCTTATCACAGACTGCTGTTGGAATTCTGGGAAATTTCTCTCTGCTTTATGATTATTTAGTCCATTCCTACAATGACTGTACATTAAGGACCACAGATATAATTATCAAGCACCTGATGATAGCCAACTCCTTGGTCATTCTCTCTAAAGGAATTCCCCAGACAATCACAGCTTTCGGCTTGAAATATTTTCTCAGTGATTTTGCCTGCAAACTAATTTTGTATATTCAGCGAGTGGGCAGGAGTGTGTCCATTTTCATCACCTGCCTCTTGAGCGTCTTCCAGAACATCACCATCAGCCCCATGAACTCCTGTTGGAAGGATCTCAAAGGAAAAGCTCCAAAGTACATTGGCTTCTCCATTTCCCTCTGCTGGATCCTGTACATGGTGGTGAACTCCATTTTTCCTCTCTATATGCTTACCAAATGGAGTAGGAAAAACACAACAGAGAAAAGAGATCATGGGTACTGTTATGCAGGTCGTGACAAAATCACAGACTCGTTATATGCAGCCTTATTTGTATTTCCTGAGGTTGTCTTTTCCTTGCTCATGATCTGGTCCAGTGGCTCCATGGTTCTCCTTCTGTACAGGCACAAGCAGAGGGTTCAGCACATTCACAGCATCAAAGTTTCCCCCAGAACATCCCCAGAGTCCAAAGCCACCCAGAGAATCCTTGTCCTAGTGGGCACCTTTTTGACTTTCCACACCCTCTCCTCCCTATTAAGTGTTCATATTGCTCTATTTTCCAGCCCCAAAGGGTGGTTGGTGAACACCAATGAgctaatttttgtgtgttttccCATGGTCAGCCCCTTTATTCTCATGAGCCGTGAGTCCACTGCCTGCACTCTATCCAGGCTCTGCTTTGTCTGTATAAAAACCACAAAATCTTGCTGGGTGCTGTGGAAAACATCTATTATCCCAGGAACCTGGAAGACTGAGACAGTTGAAGGCCAGGCTCAACTATTTAGcaacaccctatctcaaaaataa